Genomic segment of Salvelinus sp. IW2-2015 linkage group LG17, ASM291031v2, whole genome shotgun sequence:
aggtggtGGCCCAAGCTGACTCCCAGCCGGAGGGGCAAGATGAGGCTGtggcagagggagaagagatggtGTGAGAGTCAGGCTTGGGGAAGAAAAGTACATTGAAGAACTGATTATATCTGGTGTGTAAAGACACCCCAAGTTACAGTGCGTTGAGTGAGTAATTAGTCATAATTTTTTACAATTTCCTGCCCTGTGTAGGAAAACGACAGTGAGATTTCTAATCACGAGTTAACATAATCATTAATAAACTGTAATTTGTAGAGATTAGCAAAGCATTGTCAGCCTCTTCTGACATAAATTCCCCTAATTCTAGAATCTCTTTATGCGGTAGCAGAAGTATGTAACATGCTATAGTCAATTTTGCACTGtatgtttaaaatgtatattatgaaatatagAAATGGGCTATTCATTTAGAAAATCTTCATGCGGTATATCCCAGGGCGGAAAGGTCGGTTGATACATCACACcacttttgtttttcttctcccTGACAGTAAAAAAACAGATAGGTAGTAAAATATTGCCTACAGATTCCTGCCTTGTTTTACTGAGATAGTGTAAATGTTCCTCTCTTAGTTTAGGTATTTTAGTATACTTCATTGAAGTATTTTCATTAAAAGCACAAGTGTACATAAACTATTGATAGACTACTTTGTGTAGTGCTACTAGCATTTTGAGTGAGAAGGACTTTCTAGTTGTTTCTCTTTCACATTGCACGTCCATGGTCGACAGGCAAACAATGTAAATGCTGTGCACGTTGACGTTTGTTCTATATCCGACTAACATATTATAATTACTCTTTGTGGAGAGAACTAGAAAACTGAAATCACTTCCTATTGGTGGGATCCATATGAGAAATGACAATTTCTCAATGATTTGTAGCACTGACTGGGTAGGTATTAAGAAGTACAAGAAGTCATTAACTGACTATGTATGCTAGCCTATATTAGCATAAAAAATATGTTTCCTTGAGAAAGCTTAGTTTAATGGCAGCAGGAGCACCTAACATCGCATACCAATGTGTGTAGATTATGATTATATTCGGTCCTGGTTGATACTAGTTCGTGCAAATATTTTTTTAGTTGAACAATACAGACTATGACATAGACCTTCTGTTTTAAATTAAATCAATGGCTGATTAAatatggggggagggggagaatgTATAAAAACTACCAACTGATCAATAAAGACGACTACATCAAAACAGAACTGAGTTgctcgtttttttttttcttcactgttAAATGTATGTGGTTGAACCTAACACCACACGTGTTKCTTTGGGGAATAAAAAAAGTTCAGTAACACTTAAAACTGACRGGCATAATGCAMtatacactgctcaaaaaaataaagggaacacttaaacaacacaatgtaactccaagtcaatcacacttctgtgaaatcaaactgtccacttaggaagcaacactgattgacaataaattgcacatgctgttgtgcaaatggaatagacaacaggtggaaattataggcaattagcaagacacccccaataaaggagtggttctgcaggtggtgaccacagaccactctcagATTCCctctgcttcctggctgatgttttggtcacttttgaatgctggcagtgctttcactctagtggtagcatgagacggagtctacaacccacacaagtggtcaggtagtgcagctcatccaggatggcacatcaatgcgagctgtggcaagaaggtttgctgtgtctgtcagcgtagtgtccagagcatggaggcgctaccaggagacaggccagtacatcagtagacgtggaggaggccgtagaagggcaacaacccagcagcaggaccgctacctccgcctttgtgcaaggaggagcactgccagagccctgcaaaatgacctccagcaggccacaaatgtgcatgtgtctgctcaaacgatcAGAAACAGAtcaatgagggtggtatgagggcccgacgtccacaggtgggggttgtgcttacagcccaacaccgtgcaggacgtttggcatttgccagagaacaccaagatggcaaattcgccactggtgccctgtgctcttcacagatgaaagcaggttcacactgagcacatgtgacagacgtgacagagtctggagacgccgtggagaacgttctgctgcctgcaacatcctccagcatgaccggtttggcggtgggtcatcatggtgtggggtggcattttttggggccgcacagccctccatgtgctcgccagaggtagcctgactgccattaggtaccgagatgagatcctcagaccccttgtgagaccatatgctggtgcggttggccctgggttcctcctaatgcaagacaatgctagacctcatgtggctggagtgtgtcagcagttcctgcaagaggaaggcattgatgctatggactggccgcccgttcccagacctgaatccaattgggcacatctggacatcatgtctcgctccatccaccaacgccacgttgcaccacagactgtccaggagttggcggatgctttagtccaggtctgggaggagatccctcaggagaccatcgccacctcatcaggagcatgcccaggcgttgtagggaggtcatacaggcacgtggaggccacacacactactgagcctcattttgacttgttttaaggacattacatcaaagttggatcagcctgtagtgtggttttccactttaattttgagtgtgactccaaatccagacctccatgggttgataaatttgatttccattgataattttgtgtgattttgttgtcagcacattcaactatgtaaagaaaaaatattttaatagaatatttcattcattcagatctaggatgtgttattttagtgttccctttatttttttgagcagtgtatgtcgCAATTGGACAGAATGTATGACCCACTTGTGTCTTTTTATATGATTATGCACCGTATTGCAGATCATTTATTGacgaaaaaaatacaacaattgaGTATTCGCACATATATTACAGAAAACCACACTCCctcataataaaataaaagtgcACTGATATGTTCAGTGTCAAACTTGAATGCACGGTGGACGCGTTCTTGTGTGCGATTGGCTGAATCCTGAGGCAAAGGTAGGTCTACTGCTAAAGCTGACGTCGCTTATTTCCAAAATGGCGACGCGGACATCAGACAGACAACGAGCCGGGGTAGTTCTACGTTATTATCCAATAAACGGACCTTAAGCATGGCTCAAACCAAATCCAGACTGTTGGAAAcaattttattttcttcttaacaATATCGTCTATGATGCACATGGCATTGGCTGACGGAAAGACACTCGTTTTGTTGGACAACTCAACATCAGAGACACCCATTCAATCTTCTTCGCAGTCTGGCAGGTGAGAAGGAATACTCATGCTTTTCTCAATCATTGATACTTAGGTAGCTAGTGGTTTCACAATATTACAATATCAATAACAACATGTTTTCCTTCAGATATTAATCTAAGTTAGCGCTCGTATCTGTTCACTACTAGTAGCTAATCTTAGCTAGTTTTGTTAACGTTGCATTGGAAAATGTGTCACTGCTGGGGCGTGTGGCACTGATTTTGgtcaaatagtagctagctagctccattgTCGACGTTGAAGACGAAGATGGCTCGTGTTGATGATACATTTACTAGAAGAGGTGGACCAAGTTGAGATGCTGGCCAGGTGGATAAGGTATGATATAAGGCAGTTTATTAAAGtgtaaagatatctgaaatagcgtgcacggaccctttcatcaagctcaaatggaactctctgcaagaagcccagataacagagtgcatatacattttatacagtacagaaagtaggttgagtctggaagttctggtcctctggttggttctgatgagttgggcgaggtctcttcaggctagtatcactgtcccattggctctgagtagagttctttgtcttcagaaatgttcagctaaaacaggagattaggtgtgtgcgtagatgttcctattttgacatttctgtgtgtctctgtaaaatgttcagactgaagaggagttttttgtgtgtgcgtagatgttcctgtcttatctgtgtttatgaaaggtttacgtcagccctctgtccttgggtatgtgtgtgtctcagtactCGTGAAATACAGTACAAGCCCCTTTTCTTGTCAGTGTTGATAAAGGTCtatgtcagccatctgtctctgggtgtgtgtgggtctcagtaATCTGCtttatgagtttgtgagaaaccctgtttggaaagaagttagttataacatgtaatagcaaatatgcttgtgttataataaatgatatttattacacTCGTATCTGTCCACCTGACGGATGTTAGCTTTTTGCACTAATTGTGATTGTAGTGTACTGCTGAGCTACATCCTGCACTTTTTGCAGACCCCACTGCGCATGTGATGTTACATGACGTTTCCCAAATGCTAATCCAAGGCAATACACATTTTTAATACAAGCATCCCTCAAAGTAGTGCATTGTTTATATGCACTAGAAATGACTGGTTAACAGCCTATCCTAGGGGATCAAATGTGTAAAGCAAATACATTTGCAGCGGGCTGATGTAGCTGTTTCTTTTTGCAGATCGTGGTTTTGACCTTTCATTCAAGACTGCAGATGATCCTTCACTTTCCCTGATCAAATATGGCCAATTTCTCTATGACCACCTCATCATCTTCTCCCCATCCGTGGAAGGTTAGTTAATATTGCAGTTCAACAGTTTTGTGGCATTTCATAACTTTCCTCAGTGACTCTTGTTACAAAGTTTAAACTATTTAATGCATATTTTTTCCTTTAAGACTTTGGTGGCAACATCAATGTTGAGACCATCACATCATTCATTGATGGTGGAGGCAATGTCCTGGTGGCTGCTGGCTCTGATATTGGTAAGTGCAAAGATGGATTATTCTTCCATGATGCGTGTAAAAACCACACACTTGGGTTCTTCATTTACACTGGAACTAGTGCCATTGTCTTGTCCTCTCTTTTGCCCTAGGTGACCCACTTAGAGAGCTGGGCAGTGAATGTGGGATTGAGTTTGATGAGGAGAAGACTGCTGTAATTGACCATCACCATTACGATGTGTCGGACCCTGGTGAGGTAAGCAGAAGAGATGTAGATAACATTCTAATGTAAACCTTTAAGCTGTCGTTTTTGCAATTGCTTATAGAGGCACAATGTGTTTGCACACCTGTCTGGTAATGTAGACTTCTCAAGAAAAGATGTGGATTGAGTGTCCATTTGAATTACAGAGCACTTGAGGTGGGTTATGATCATAAGATGTAAATGTTTTTCCTTCCCCTAGCATACCCTGATTGTTGCTGATCCAGAGAATCTGCTGAAGGCTCCCACTATTGTTGGGAACCCCAGTGACAAACCCATCCTCTTCAAGGGTGTTGGGTGAGTCTACCATTACACTGGAGAACAATTATTGGCTCTTCTAAACAAGGGTTATTACTACACTGGTATTGGGTTGTTTCCCATGGTGAAGGATTGTCGTcatcttctccccttctcccagCATGGTGGCAGACCCAGATAACCCCctggtcctggacatcctgactggCTCCTCCACCTCCTACTCCTACTTCCCTGACCGACCCATCTCTCAGGTAATACCAGCACTGTTTCCTTCCTTATCAAACATTCTCCTTTGAAAATGTAATAACTTATGTGCATGTATAAGGTGTTTATCCCTGGAACGTTATATTTTGGTTGACACTGTTCTCCTTCTTTCTGGACAGTATCCCCATGCTGTTGGAAAGAACACTCTTCTGATTGCTGGACTCCAGGCCAGGAACAACGCCCGTGTGGTATTCAGCGGCTCACTGTACTTTTTCAGCGACGCCTTCTTCAACTCGGCTGTGCAGAAGGCCACACCTGGCTCCCAGAGGTAACTCTCTCATAGTGTTTTTCATCATCTGCTCTGCAATTGCCTGRCCTACTTTTTTACTTTAATTGTCCAATAATCACCCATGTATTTCTAGAAACGGAACTGTTTTAATTCCTGTCTTGCACCTCTTGAAGGTACGCTCAGACTGGGAACATGGAGTTGGCTGAGGCTCTGTCCCAATGGGTGTTCAAGGAGGCCGGCGTACTCCGGGTGGGAGCTGTTACCCATCATCCTGTGGGCGAGAGCACCCCTCCTGCAGCCTACACCATCACAGACCTTGTGGTGAGTCACTTAAGGCCATGATTTAATCTATGATGATAGTATTTAGcaatttttatgtttatttaacgGAACATTCAAAGTTGAAAATATGCCCTTTGAGCTCATGAGTGAGCATGAAGATATTAGTTTTCTTCAGCTCCATCAAGTGGCATGGCATTGTTTCTGTCCCTTACTTCCGACACAGGAGTACAGCGTTGTTATTGAGATGCTGTCCAAGGGCAGCTGGGTTCCCTTTGACGGGAAAGACATCCAGCTGGAGTTTGTGAGAATCGACCCCTTCGTCAGGACCTACCTCAAGAAAAATGGTATGAACATTTCACAGACATGACCATCACAGACATGACCAATGTTCTCTTTAAGCAGTCCATGAAGAAATACCTGCCCCTGCAGAGATGCACAAAATTCAACTTCTCTGAACTTGACTAGATTTTCACCCTGTTGGTTTACAATATCTTTCAGATCAACGTTTccctctactgtgggaattgtgatcgactCAACATAATATCAGcccctttcaatgcaacataccgaaataaatcaaactatgaaatagtgtttttgttgtaggcagagcgcAGCTAAATGAGGATTCTACAGGCACGAGCGATTACAACTCACGAGTAGcctagatgcgcttgttttgagatcaaggTGCAGAGcccgtgtgcacatttgttgatattctttgctagttagtgagttattagcccagttatagctagtTTTTGGTCCGCAATGGAGTGATTGCTGCCTACAAAATGCAtgaaatgtgtacatttctagccatctttgaaaagcaagtcaggttaAGAGGGGCAgtattgtattttgagacaggcttgaagaATCTAATGGGCAGAGGgtagcatacatttttttgtctgattctctgtaataattgtATGGGAATAATGAATATAaggtggtttcttgcatcatacaatacattttcagtcacatacttgtctgaaggacaagtggcttaaaaagttaatgtcaagctctccataaagttttaaaaagtctcatggaatgtaggcctacattgaacaccacacattggcggCTACTGTAGGCTGTGTCATAGAATAGCTGTTTTC
This window contains:
- the ddost gene encoding LOW QUALITY PROTEIN: dolichyl-diphosphooligosaccharide--protein glycosyltransferase 48 kDa subunit (The sequence of the model RefSeq protein was modified relative to this genomic sequence to represent the inferred CDS: inserted 1 base in 1 codon), whose translation is MMHMALADGKTLVLLDNXNIRDTHSIFFALFLFADRGFDLSFKTADDPSLSLIKYGQFLYDHLIIFSPSVEDFGGNINVETITSFIDGGGNVLVAAGSDIGDPLRELGSECGIEFDEEKTAVIDHHHYDVSDPGEHTLIVADPENLLKAPTIVGNPSDKPILFKGVGMVADPDNPLVLDILTGSSTSYSYFPDRPISQYPHAVGKNTLLIAGLQARNNARVVFSGSLYFFSDAFFNSAVQKATPGSQRYAQTGNMELAEALSQWVFKEAGVLRVGAVTHHPVGESTPPAAYTITDLVEYSVVIEMLSKGSWVPFDGKDIQLEFVRIDPFVRTYLKKNGDKYSIQFKLPDVYGVFQFKVDYNRLGYTHLYSSTQVSVRPLQHTQYDRFIPSAFPYYASVFSMMGGLFVFSIVFLHMKEKEKSD